From Gopherus flavomarginatus isolate rGopFla2 chromosome 7, rGopFla2.mat.asm, whole genome shotgun sequence, the proteins below share one genomic window:
- the LOC127055596 gene encoding uncharacterized protein LOC127055596 has protein sequence MPPRNKRAPAWTNAELQDLISVWGDEAVQTQLRSRRRNYDTYGQISQSMMRRGHERDALQCRVKIKEMRSAYCKAREGNRRSGAAPTTCRFYKELDAILGCDPTVNPRSTMESSEQGEVGDGVEDEYSDATGVEGDTPESQDTGSQELFSSPEETSQSQQLEADVDEEAEDRARGNSSNAAVSPASRRLQNLRRNPRKSKEELIKTVLNHYNRESRKTEEWRKSVQEWRLTESRRQELSAKRIARQMMRLLSRQTKSFESLVAMQANIYRANPQASQSTVPCPPVYPQNSFMQHPVPYYHQLPPTPITSPSNQDMFNSYPAHSTPIILQQSNGELHQTVTIE, from the exons atgcctccacgcaacaaacgagccccagcatggaccaatgcagagctgcaggatctaattagtgtgtggggagatgaggctgttcaaacacagctgcgctccagaaggagaaactacgatacctatggtcagatatcgcagtccatgatgagaaggggccacgaacgggacgccttgcaatgcagagtaaaaattaaggagatgaggagtgcatactgcaaagcccgtgagggaaaccgacgctcaggagcagcccccacaacctgcaggttttacaaggagctggatgccatacttgggtgtgaccccaccgtgaatcctaggagcacgatggagagttcagagcagggagaagtgggggatggtgtagaggatgaatacagtgatgctaCTGGCGTTGAGGGGGACACCCCGGAgtctcaggacacaggcagccaggagctcttctccagccctgaggagactagccagtcacagcagctggaagcggacgttgatgaggaagctgaggatcgtgctcgtg gCAACTCGAGTAATGCAGCTgtgtcaccggcctcacgtagattgcagaatttgaggcgcaatcctaggaaatcaaaagaggagctgatcaagaccgttctgaaccactacaacagggaaagtaggaagactgaggagtggagaaaaagtgtacaggaatggaggctgactgaaagcaggagacaggaattgtctgccaaaagaatagccaggcagatgatgagactcctgtctcgccaaaccaagtcttttgagtctcttgtagccatgcaggcaaatataTACCGTGCTAACCCACAGGCTTCCCAAAGCactgttccttgtccccctgtgtatcctcaaaatagctttatgcagcacccagttccttattatcatcagctgcccccaacacctataacatcacctagtaaccaagatatgtttaattcttacccagcgcactccacccccatcattctgcagcaaagtaatggtgagttgcatcagacggttacaattgagtaa